The nucleotide window taggtttgctagccagtctggatgaaggatttctctgatgaatctggctgccattagcttagtgatttctttttttaattacTGCCTTGTTGtctggtgagaatcgtcgtagccattgcttcacaggcttggagccttcattgatatcaattctatgctcagccaactctcttgggacacagggcatgtcggccggcttccaagcgaagatatctttgttgtcccaaagaaagttggtgagcgtgagttcctattttgatgagaggtgggcgctgatggttgccatcttggagggatcaccggtgcccaggtcgatttgcttgacgtcggcttcttttggtggtgcgaggatgctgggcttttttgccagtatctctagttcttctaggCTCATTTATGCGGCAATAGTGGCCATTTCATTTCTACCATTGGCggtttgtgctttggctgcaatttgaattgcctgaacgtcgcagtcaaaagcgcgcttcaaatcagtttgaagggaaaggacaccgttaggccctggcatcttaagcaataggtacaaataatgtggtatcgccatgaattttgctagtgctggacgcccgaggattgcgtgatatgatgaatcgaagtctgcaacttcaaacttgatgaactctgtttgGTAGTTTGATGAAGTTCCAAAAGTAACTAgcagagtgatttgtccaagtggcatggcttccttgttgggtactatcccataaaaagggatgctcgttggtgtaatcatcctggcgagttgtagtcccatcttccatagtgtttctaaaaaaatgatgtttagtccggctcccccatagattagtacttttgtgacagtcataccggcaatagttggatctagaactagtgaGTAATGGCTTGTGTTTCCTATGCTAgttcattggtcttctcttgaaaactggattggatactgtgaccaattgagatatcttggagtagccgattctgctgccatgatggttcgtagagctagctttttttgatgtttgcttctagaatctggggCCCCagtgaagatcactgctactgtccccctggatttttggaatcccttgtcttcgtggttgtcttcataccttattatcttttcttgcgtatcgatcgttgaaggtgtagcaatttctgatggtgtgatttcctttagggtgccagatgTAATGCATGTTTTTAAtttcgtcataccttctgggtttggaaaacttccttgatttgtcagctaccgctatggtgttgtctggcccacgttttctttcctaatgtatgatgtttcgatgatttcgcttgtctggattgtcttggttgtttctatccgggaacctttctcgtgtcttctcctctgcagtaatcatcttttctactgtacgtctgaattcttcattgtttctcgggttttctttgcataagtcttgaaattgccacctagccataattccgtgagagaaagcttcgattacttctcgttcggtgatgtcatgtacttgagcatgtAGTTCGctaaatcatcgatagtaatttctgagactttcgcctcctttctacttgagtccttttaattctgcgtgggtgatggggtgcataatgatacccgcaaaattttcaaagaaagctctttgcaagtcctcccaatttctgattgaccctggatttaatttgtcgaaccattggaggggcatggtttctagggccatgggaaaaaataaggccttgatatcgtcgtctcctccggctagttcaatcgactacgagtaaatcctgagccactgccttggttcggtcttgccatcatatttagagtggttggatggtttgaacttgtgaggtagtcgtattgaagcaagtctgtttgcaaaataggggaatctatcgtgcgttccagCTTATGTGTATTCTGatttggcacctccttctagccaactgttatcttggtgagagtagttctacggggctgtctgaataggtactttgcttctggtctttcttggttgttcgaatcggtagttttgactatggtcctatctgctttctctgttgtgacttccacttggtccgaaTCTCTCGAAAGcgaacttcctttgattttgatcttcctgtctaTGAGAcattgacctggcaggtagtcttgagtgggtCCCTCCGTCGTGTGCCCTTAAGGCTGTTGACCGGAGAAGGTCCCGGAGCTGTTCCTATTTTTCACCGGGAAGTGatgttgctccgagttcttctaatgcttctcggatcctattgtagggtgtattcgccgcacgtctttctttgactttttgttctgattttcttctattgtacttggccagatctgactcatatttgacccaagcttccttgcgctgcctagcacgacattggcgtccttgttttaatttgtttcttctttctctggcttgcttctggttctcggtctcaccatcgtgcccctggataaagggtgatatgttggactcagattcatccgatgacttgATGTCAGGTGCTTCTGGGAGGATCAATGGTGATCAAGGActgcgaaccatgaatacttcttgtgcgtgaattgttctgttatcagCGTTGGTTTCCATACTGTTAGAGTCGTTGATAACTTttgtagaggcttcaaggtcgcagatcgagtctccttcttggtaaggtagaaccgctgttgtcgtcgtgccgactagtcgggtaccgctatcctcaggaacagaacctggccagtggacgatgcagtcttgagatgttatagttagtacgagaccttcctgagctcctttcagtggcattctaagcaccggatcaagGGATCCTTCGGTCCGTGCCTGATAAGATCtcaccatgttgtggagtccgaatggaAAATGGCTCGACTTCTTGAAGGAACTCTGAGTGTATTCCGAGTTGAATTCTTGATAGACCGAGGTCGTGTCCTAGAACCCTGcaggaaaagaacttggtttctcgaaagaactcgggtaaggctccatctcggatgcggagcctgagtttgagtcggatgcgcaaagtcgcgaaatctaagttggatcggacatcacgagctgcgtgaatcttccggcgagttgatctgtcgtagttgccaaaatagaaaggtcttcatggtgatccgaatcttcgaggagacggctttggagcttgccgtcatcacctgcctcgcagatccatgaaccgaagatgaaggttgatccgtcaagaagatcatgttgtcgaggtccgtcgaggtctcggatgcaaattcgccgaaagtccctacctggcgcgccagctgtcgatgtttcaccactaatagcctgccacgggggtacccggggcagtttgttcgggcttcagcgtatgcagaactcgacggtaaacgtaagagacagtcgatttatcctggttcggaccctcgaccgtgatcgagtaatagccctacgtccagtcggcgttagcctttgcgttggattgattgtaaagtgttgtctctaactctcttctccaggaactccgccctactttatatagtcaggaggccagagtcctagtcggtttacaatgagagtttctagtaggattacagaataatactactactaagattacatggaaagaatcctagttagactagatcttctcccttccctgtggggtatcctgtgggtcccgtatcgacactcACCTATTAGCTCTCATGTTTAGATGAACGAGAGCTATATTTTTAGCTGTTACACGTTAGCTCACGGGATCAAATAGACCCTAAAGCATGAAAGTGGAAACTCGTTTATGCTTGCTAATCAGAATGAACTGGCTCCAGGGGATGATAGCGGTGGCACCGGTTCTCTTCAGTGGAGCATCGATTGTCGTCCCCGGTTCTGTCTTATCAGACCTCGGTCCTCTGTGTACTAATTTTTCCAAAACACGAACGCTAGAACTACTAGATGATAATTATAGCGGATTGAAAGATATATATGTCAAATGAAGATGTAAATTGATGCATGAGATGGGATTATATATAAGAAGTGGTCGGCGAGGTTGGTGGAGCTGGAGGATGGAGCATGCGTATGTATGTACAGCTGGAAACATGTTTGAGCTAGTTGGAAACTTTCAAGTCACAGAAAAACAATGAAGACTAAATTTTTAGCCAGATGAGCTTCTACTGTAGGGACTAGCTCATCCATTTATATTTTACTTAGAATGATCGGTGATTAATCGGGAGAAGCCCCTTTGCTTGACTTTGACTTGGCATATAGGCAGAGTTACTGGTGGCTGACAGTACAGCACTGAAAATTTCCTTCTCATGCAGAGTCCTTGAAAAGGTTGGCATATAGGGGCCAGCCTTTCCACACATGCATGCCGCACGCGTGAGTGAGTGCAATGTATAGGTCCTTGAGATCGACGAACTGTTAGCTATGTCTTCCGTCCTCCCGCTGGGCTTGGCTAACTAGAGTTGTGTGTCACGTCTTACTTAAATTTGCTAGCTACAGAGTTGATGCCACGacttcgagagagagagagatgggagtGATGCCTCAAGGATTTGTAGGTCCAAGGTTCCAAGCCATGCATATTCGATGATGAATGAATGTGTATTGACTAGCAGCATGCATGTGTGGCTGCAtatgaccatatatatatactgccACACGCCTGAAATTATCTTCTCGAAATGTTGGCGGCAGTGGACCGCAGCCACCCACGACTATCGACCTGTTCGCTTGAATTgtttatcagccatggtataatatttttctcttataacaaaacagtatcagtcggcttatcagccgcagaaatcATTAGCCGAACAGGGCATACGGTGCACAACTGCACATAAGTCATGTGCATGGATCGAGGGAGGACACTTGCGGCGTTAGTCACGTGCATTGATTTACGACGTGCTTACATAAAGTACTTCACCAAATTAAAACCAATTAACGTGTTCACTTCGATCTGTTGGGAATTAATAATATGTTATATATATCTACTGACGATTATATGTTGAAAGATCTCTTCAGAGTTCAAGCTTTCCGAAGAACAGGGCCGGGAAGGGTGATAAGTATGTAGATGGACTAACAAATAACTGACCGAGAAATATCATATGCAAGCATATGTGTTGGTCGAGAAGTCAAGTCAACCCTGATATTTCGGCTAAGCCTGTTCTTCAAGTTTTGAAATTGACACAGCATGCTTGCACTGTCTGGTTGGTAGATTGCTCATCACCTGTCACAAGCTATAACAAGTCAGAATTATGGCATATGAAATTGGCTTTATCTGAACATCAAATCACTGAGACGTCCCTTTGCCAAATTTCAGAACGTGCTCAAATTAAAGGTACAGTTTGCTAACACAGCGGGTTTATCTTATTGATTATTTGATAGAAAAAACGGATCACTGTGCTGTTTAGGGGCAACTGCATATATGAATGTTAAAGAAAGTTCTTGTGACTTTCGTTTCTGGCCGGTTGGAGCTCCGTGTACTTGCAAGTTGCAACTGAAGTGTGTATGTCGGCTAACCACCTACAATTTTGCATGACATCAGTCAAGTTGCAAGCAACCTACCAAAAGTTTGAGAAGACTAGAAGACTAcagctactatatatatatatatatatatatatatatatatatatggaatttTGAATGCTGATTAATTTATTATCACCCACATTTACATTAATTAGCAATATCCCATTTGCGGGGTTTGGTACGTAGATGATACCTGGAACCCTAAAACGATAAATTAAACTGAATGTACGTTTCAAGGTCAAGGTCACAACAACAACCGCGTTCCCAAGTTCATTATTTTAGAGAAGGAAAATAGGTAACGTGGTAATATGGTATGATTGGCCATACATGCATGGATGAACTTTAAAACTTACGTATGTGTTATTCTTTGCTGAAGGAAAAACATATGTAACACTCACCCTAAGTATAAACGCATGCATGTACACCCATATGAATACCAAAATTAGGTCACACAAATTTATATAGCAATCAATTGTTTGGTTGCAATCACGTATATGATAAGCATTATGTCAAATCCTCTAACCACATACGGGCTTCAACTCCATCACAGACGGTCATTTCAGGCGTCTATGCGTAAGGGTCTGTGATGTGACCACATCACAGATGGACAATTTATCTGTCTATTATAAACTAGCCTGCCTATGATAACAATAATCACAAACGGATGGGATGCACGTCTGTGAAGATAGTTAAGGGACTGTTTGTGATTAATATGTCACAGACGGTGTGCGGACCCGTCTGTGATGATCTTAAGCATAGACGGGCTAATTACACGTATGCGTGGTATGTGTATCACAGACGGGTTATTACAAATCTGTGGGTGTTCATCAAATATTTCagctctctcttttttttgtaGAAAATGGTGACAACCGTTTTAGTACATGAGTCAGCTTATTAGAAATCAAGGTGTTATAAAATCTCACGTTCAATATGCAGAAACTAAAGTAACACACAAGCAACCTTCATGCGTACACTTGTATGGTCTTACCTTGAAGTTGAATGGAAGCATTTCTTATTCCTAAGTATCATGTCGTATACCCTACCATCCATGCAAATCCTAACTACCAAAAGATATTATGCATGGAAATGAACACATTAATTAGAGAAGCTGTAAATAAATGTTCAGATCAGAAGCACCAGTAATTGATCATGGACTAATTCGTACCCCCTGGCCCCTTATATAACGATCAAGACGACTGAAACAAACATATAACCTCGCCCCCATTCAATTCAAATCAAATCCAATAAATAAAAGCGCGAACGAACATATAGCAGAGCAGCCCGTGCAAAGCAAGCGAAAGGGACCCAGGAGCAGCAAAGCAACCAGGCCAAGCGCAACACGACGTACGGTGGGGCCGGCCATCCAGGTGACACGTATTCCGTCCTGGACAAGGAGCACATCCATCTGCTAGCTCTCTACCGACCCCGCCGTCGTCTTCTCAGTTCTCAGCTCCCTCCTCGTCCTTTATAAAGGAAGCTGGCAATGGCGTCTCCACTGCACCGTGAAGTTAGCCAGTTGCTTGCCTAGCTTAGCTAGCTACTACTTCCCACATCAAGCAAAGCTACGACCACGAGCAGCTTGCCTCTTGCTTTTCTCTGAGTTTCCTACACAACCAACTGAGCAATGGGGAGGCAACCATGCTGCGACAAGGTGGGGTTGAAGAAGGGGCCATGGACGGCGGAGGAGGACCAGAAGCTCGTCACCTTCCTCCACAACAACGGCCACTGCTGCTGGCGCGCCGTGCCCAAGCTTGCCGGTGCGTGAGCACCCCGCCTCGCTCCTTCGAATTCGTGTTAGGCTCAGTCTAAAGCTTGCATGCACGCCAAGACGCTACGATGATGAGAACTCACTCGATCGCGTGCTTGTGCTCTTTGAAATGAACAGGACTACTGCGGTGCGGGAAGAGCTGCAGGCTGCGGTGGACCAACTACCTCCGGCCGGACCTCAAGCGCGGGCTGctgtcggaggaggaggagaggacggtGATCGACCTGCACGCGCAGCTGGGCAACCGGTGGTCCAAGATCGCGTCGCACCTGCCGGGGAGGACGGACAACGAGATCAAGAACCACTGGAACACGCACATCAagaagaagctcaagaagatgggCATCGACCCCGTCACACACAAGCCCCTCCATCAGCccacttctcctcctcctctgactcAGCCGGAGCAGGACACCGGCGGATcgccggagaaggaggaggaggagaaggccgTCGTCGTGGCAGCTACGCCAAGCATCGGGCACGAAACGTTCTGCACCGACGAGGTGCTCATGGCGCACCTCCTTGACGACATCGTCTTGCCACCCGCGGCCAGTAACAGCGGCCTCACCACGGCTTCTTCTCCGGActcttcgtcctcctcctcgtccctgTCGGCCTCGGTTGCAGCGGCGTCGTCGAGCGTTGGCAGCAGCATCGCCGACGGAGAGTGGCCGCCGCAGATGATGGAGTGGCCTGAGTCCATGTGGCTGGACGACGTGGTGACCGGCCCGGCGACGGCGTGGGAGTTCGAGGACCCCTTCGTCACGTACCAGAGGATCGCTCTGTTCGAACAGGATCACCAGGAGACATGGAACAACGACGGCAGGGTCGACGTCGAGCTCTTCTGAGCTGCTAGCTCGTCATTAGTTGTAGCTGAAATTTCATCGCCGGCTACTCGTGTAGGCGTCGATCGAGTTTGCGATCCACAGACAGTATTACCAATCAACATTCACAGTCGTTGAAAATAAGTAAGAGAAAGAAATGGAGTGGTTGCACTTGCACCCTGTTTCTTACATATTTTTCTAAACCTTTAGCCACCAGCCACTTGTAAATTAAGAAACCGTTGGAAAATGTACGTTATCAATCTCGTAGTGCTGTTTTGTTTGTCATGCAAACATTGGAGACCTCGCCTGCACGCATCATGTAAAACAGTAAAAAAATGGATAATGAAATGGGAGAAACCTTTCCGTGGATTGTTGTTGGACATGCAAGACTTCTACGTTGAAAATGGGAAACCAAGCCACTTTGTACTGCATGTCCCTAATTTCTACTACAAAGACGTTTTCATGGTTGTCGTATTACAATTTTAACCCACTGCATGCAGGCATACTGCTGCCCTTATTCAACCCTGATAGCGACTGTCGATTACGTTTCCTCTCTCTTTCTTCAGTGCCGTTCTGTACATGTCACTGCAAATGGTTAGAGCGCCGACATAAATTTAGCACGCTGTAGTTTACCTTGACTTGACGCGCGCAGTGCGGCACTTGAGTCTTGAGGTACAGCTACTAGTAGATGATGGCACCTTAATTTTCAATATGACATGCATGAAAATTCTGAAATGTGTAGCGCATGAAAGGTCGTTCCATTCTGAAAGTCAAATCCCgacttatttatatatatatatatatatatatatatatatatatatatatatatatatatatatatatatatatatatatatatatatatatagagggagaggctattcagtagctagctatagaataagttattctgtagccacctccatttaccataattttatatactaatttaccataatgtcaatatatatttactatagttgggttactataacacatggggatatttaccataacgttatagtaaatcacttagtaagaagttactataatcttataaattaacataataattatcgtaactcaaagtggctacagaataaattattttatagccagctgcaGGGTAgcagttctatatatatatatatatatatatatatatatatatatatatatccatcgcAGATTCCATTTGTACTGTTGTAGCAGTACTAGTATTTTCCATGCTTCACTTCTTCACTGTCGACCTTTCCAAAAGCTACAATCTAGCTAAGATATCCTACGAGAAAGTGGTCTAAGAAAACAAATAGTAGAAATATATCTTTTACCAGGAAAAAGCAGAAGTATATCTTTTACCAGGAAAAATGTATGGAAAAACACCATTTTACTTTGGACTTTGGAGAGAGAGAGACGCGGCTGTGCATGCATGCGTGCTCGCGGTGCTTCTTCTCATATTCTGGACTCTTAGCAGGCCCATTGGATAGCCGCCACGTGTGCTCCGACATTTGTGCTCGTCATGATGCCCCATGCAGAGAAAGAACGGGAGAAATGGAAAACGCAGGCTTTGTCCCACAATCCACTTGACGGCAACCTCAAAAGGGTGGCTGCGTGTCGATCGACTTGGATTTGTGTCCATGGCAAGATCAGAAGGGAGTGAACGCAGCAGATAACACAAACAGCGCAGGATTTTATGATATGACGACCCATGCTATGTTTGGCTTCATTGATGTATAGTGGATACGCCGCTTGTAGCTTTAGTGTTTTGTTCCTATATAAGCGTACAAGTTGTGGAGAACATTACCCTTAGTTATGACATGTGCTTTATGGTTTTATGATTGAAATGGCAAACATACATAATTGTTTGAACTATATAACTTGTGAGTTAAGATGTGAATCACATGTTTTACATAAGTCCTAGGGATACAAGGCGAACAAGTGAAGTGAAGCCTGGTGAAAGACTCACAAAGAAGTGGAAGAAAAACAAAGATGGGGCCACCGGGCACCGGCCGGACTATCATTGCACATCATTACTGGAGCATTGTCATCAGTACAGTGGACAATCCTGTGAAGTGTGAACAGAATGTGGCAGCAGAGTCAAGACCTGGTGATTATAGTTCGATCAGATGATCCCGTGCCAGGATTTAAACCTAGTCAAAATTTTCATATGCAATATGATAAAATCACATAGAAAATTTAGTCACAAGGATAGAAAATACTTTATATGGTTGATATATATACATAACTATAAATTAACTAAAGTGTGATAATATATATAAAAGGTCTAAAACTTACACAAACAGGTCGCACATAAGATAAAGTCTTACATAAATAAAACACTCCAACACTTTTTCAAAGCTTTTGCTTTGCGCTTTCTCATTGCCATGAAAGCGTGAACTATGCCATCCTCGCTTATATTGGAGAATATATCACACTCAATAAAGTTAACTAAACAATCATCCAATAACTTATAACTCATACTATTTTTCACCTTATTCTTCGCTAGGCAGTAAGCACAATATTTGATTTCTTCATGCCTCAGCTTGCTGGGAATGAGAATAATTTCATCCAATTCTAAACTCTATTTCCATTCACACAAACAGAACCCTAACCATTAATAATGAATCACATACTAATTTCACATATACACACACAATCCCTAAGCCCAATTTTATAGTCCAATGTACAAACCCTATTACCTAAGGCTTAACATAATGGGATGTGAGAGAAGGAGAAACACACTCATGGACTCACCAGGTGACTAACTAGGGCGGGGTGGCAGGGGTGCCACATGGCGTCCACGCTATTGTCTCGCCTCGGCTATCTATCGGTTGTCGGGTCGCCCGCACTCTTGGCTCCCGCTGTTGATGGCATCGGCCGAGCCCAGATCACGAGGGTCCGGGCCGAGCCTAGGTGGCGGCTGGGCCATGGGGATGGGAAGGGGAGAGTGGACCAGTTGGGAGTTTGGGCCCCAAGGGGAGGAGAGGGTTTTCCCATTTTTCAGCTTGGGTTTTTGAAGTGAAGAACAACTCCCAACAAAACCAAGCAAGAACCAAAGTGCCACACATGCACGAAAACTATAACAGAGATGAACGAATTAATTTAGCAAGTTCCCATTGAAGGGGATAATGAGGAGTTAATGTTTTTGGTTTTAGTAATAAGATAACATGTGTGAGGGTCATTTGTTGAATTTGAGTGCGGGCTCGAATTCAACTCAAAATTTTATTTCTTCTAAAAACATTTTTACTTTTGAAAATAACCTTGTCGTTGTGTTGACTTGGTCGACATCGTAACAAGGAATTGTTGTTGCAAACAATTTTGAAGTTGTGATTTGAAAGTAGCTTGAGAAGGGAAAAGTTTGCTTGGGTTTAACCTAACAACTACATGCAACACACATTGCAGGAAAATTTTTAGAAAGTTCGTATTTCGTATTACACAAGAACCCGGGTTGTTACGTGATGGGGACGTGTTTCCTAATCTTCCGTTAGGTTCAAGATAACTATTGATTTGATAAAGATTGACACACCGATTCGTcttcagatcacaaagatccaaaccctgcaaccttagcaccacgtctcatctagttatcaaccgtgtcacaatccagttgacctcaccaagaaggctaatccctattgtgaatcgaagaacacaatcaagaacaagataaaacgcaactcaaGTATAGTGAAAGTTGCGGAtgtatgattaagcactcgaatgtgtggtttcacaaaccgataacggcgactagTCAAAGGCAGATTGAtctaaagcaaaacccaaaccctaacgtAGATGGCGGCTACTAATTATTAAGCCTAAGGGGCATCCAAGGACCCCTATTGTCACTCCCCAAATTTTCTGATTTTGGgctgtgcatagaaaacactaaataaaata belongs to Miscanthus floridulus cultivar M001 chromosome 4, ASM1932011v1, whole genome shotgun sequence and includes:
- the LOC136551745 gene encoding transcription factor MYB20-like; this translates as MGRQPCCDKVGLKKGPWTAEEDQKLVTFLHNNGHCCWRAVPKLAGLLRCGKSCRLRWTNYLRPDLKRGLLSEEEERTVIDLHAQLGNRWSKIASHLPGRTDNEIKNHWNTHIKKKLKKMGIDPVTHKPLHQPTSPPPLTQPEQDTGGSPEKEEEEKAVVVAATPSIGHETFCTDEVLMAHLLDDIVLPPAASNSGLTTASSPDSSSSSSSLSASVAAASSSVGSSIADGEWPPQMMEWPESMWLDDVVTGPATAWEFEDPFVTYQRIALFEQDHQETWNNDGRVDVELF